From Oryctolagus cuniculus chromosome 17, mOryCun1.1, whole genome shotgun sequence, a single genomic window includes:
- the CNTROB gene encoding centrobin isoform X3, with translation MESVRGQLQTMLQASRESAYRDSLAAGAGSERREEDSFDSDSTAALLTTRPLPDLSSPSSAQALEELFPRYTSLRAGPPLNPPDFQGLKDALDSEHTRRKHCERHIQSLQTRVLELQQQLAVAVAADRKKDVMIEQLDKTLARVVEGWNRHEAERAEVLRGLQEERRVAELTRSKQQETVTRLEQSLSEAMEALTREQEAARLRQQERETLEEERQALTLTLEVEQQRSRALQQERDEARAGQLSERRKLETLQVALEEERQSWAQQERQLKERCQALQEEGQAQLEREKGSSQREAQAAREAQQQLALAQSEVRRLEGELDTARRERDALQLEMSLVQARYESQRIQMESELAVQLEQRVTERLAQAQESSIRQAASLREHHRKQLQDLNGQHQQELATQLAQFKVEMAEREERQQQVAQDYELRLAREQARVRELQSGNRQLEEQRVELVERLQAMLQAHWDEASQLLGASLPPADLLVPPACPASPGPQEPEKGDRRFWPVPPVAVALKPVLQQSREAREEPPGAPPLLCSPSSDLSLLLGPPSHSQHSFQPLEPKPDLTPPTAGAFSALEAFPGDHGAERPFPEEDPGSDGDGFLKQGLPPPASQLEGLKNFLQQLLETAPQSHENPPTDLLPSKSGARTVPAWEDAPQVPRLPPPVHKTKVPLTMASSLFRAHEPPSSQSQGSGPSSGSPERGGDGLASPKQLMEVSQLLRLYQARGWGALPAEDLLLYLKRLEHGGTDGRGDPVPRRNTDSRLGEMPRKEALPRRLATAPKTEKAPARKKSAHSAPGSVRGRGGVWR, from the exons GCCTTGCTCAC CACCCGACCCCTGCCAGACTTGTCTTCACCTAGCTCGGCGCAAGCCCTGGAGGAGCTGTTCCCCCGCTATACCAGCCTTCGGGCAGGGCCCCCGCTCAATCCTCCGGATTTCCAGGGCCTGAAAGATGCACTGGATTCAGAGCACACCCGCCGCAAG CATTGTGAGCGCCATATTCAGAGCCTGCAGACCCGGGTGCTAGAGCTTCAGCAGCAGTTGGCCGTGGCTGTGGCTGCCGACCGCAAGAAGGATGTCATGATTGAGCAACTGGACAAG ACTCTGGCCCGCGTGGTGGAAGGCTGGAACCGGCATGAGGCTGAGAGGGCGGAGGTGCTTCGAGGACTTCAAGAGGAGCGCCGGGTGGCAGAGCTCACCAGGAGTAAGCAGCAGGAG ACAGTGACCCGCCTGGAACAGAGCCTCTCTGAGGCCATGGAGGCCCTGACTCGGGAGCAGGAAGCCGCCAGACTGCGGCAACAGGAAAGAGAGACGCTG GAAGAGGAAAGGCAAGCACTAACCCTGAccttggaggtggagcagcagcgGAGCCGTGCCCTGCAGCAGGAGCGGGATGAGGCTCGGGCTGGGCAGCTCAGTGAGCGTCGGAAGCTGGAGACCCTTCAGGTCGCCCTGGAGGAGGAGcggcagagctgggcccagcaAGAGCGCCAGCTGAAGGAACGCtgccaggcactgcaggaggagggccaggctcagctggagagggagaag GGAAGCAGCCAGAGGGAGGCCCAGGCGGCGCGGGAGGCGCAGCAGCAGCTGGCGCTGGCGCAGTCCGAGGTGCGGCGGTTGGAAGGAGAGCTCGACACGgctcggagagagagagacgcccTGCAGCTGGAAATGAGCCTGGTGCAG GCCCGGTATGAAAGCCAGCGGATCCAGATGGAGTCGGAGCTGGCTGTGCAGCTGGAGCAGCGGGTGACAGAGCGGCTGGCGCAGGCTCAAGAAAGCAGCATACGGCAGGCCGCCTCCCTGAGGGAGCATCACAG GAAGCAGCTGCAGGACCTCAACGGACAGCACCAGCAGGAACTGGCCACTCAGCTGGCTCAGTTCAAGGTGGAAATGGCAGAGCGCGAGGAAAGACAGCAGCAGGTGGCGCAGGACTACGAGCTCAG ACTGGCCCGGGAGCAGGCGCGAGTGCGGGAGCTGCAGAGTGGGAATCGGCAGCTGGAGGAGCAGCGGGTGGAGCTGGTGGAGCGACTCCAGGCCATGCTGCAGGCCCACTGGGACGAGGCCAGCCAGCTGCTCGGGGCCTCCCTCCCGCCTGCCGACCTGCTG GTTCCTCCCGCCTGCCCCgccagccctgggcctcaggaACCAGAGAAGGGGGACAGGAGGTTCTGGCCCGTGCCCCCCGTGGCCGTGGCCCTGAAGCCAGTGTTGCAGCAGAGCCGCGAAGCGAGGGAGGAGCCTCCGGGGGCGCCGCCTCTTCTCTGCAGCCCCTCTTCAGATCTCAGCCTCCTGCTGGGGCCCCCCTCGCACAGCCAGCATTCCTTCCAGCCCCTGGAGCCCAAGCCAGATCTCACTCCGCCCACAG CCGGGGCCTTCTCGGCCCTCGAGGCCTTCCCTGGCGACCACGGGGCGGAGCGGCCGTTCCCTGAGGAGGATCCTGGGTCTGACGGCGATGGCTTCCTGAAGCAAGGGCTGCCGCCGCCGGCTTCCCAGCTGGAGGGCCTCAAGAACTTCCTGCAGCAG CTGCTGGAGACAGCTCCCCAGAGCCACGAAAACCCCCCCACTGACCTGCTGCCCTCGAAGTCTG GTGCGCGGACTGTCCCGGCATGGGAGGATGCCCCTCAAGTGCCACGCCTTCCACCCCCTGTCCATAAAACTAAAGTCCCCTTGACCATGGCGTCCAGTCTTTTCCGAGCCCATGAACCTCCGTCCTCCCAGTCACAAGGCAGTGGTCCTAGCAGTGGCTCCCCAGAGAGAG GTGGAGATGGACTCGCATCCCCGAAGCAGCTGATGGAGGTGTCCCAGCTGTTGCGACTGTACCAGGCTCGGGGCTGGGGGGCTCTGCCTGCCGAGGACCTGCTGCTCTACTTGAAGAGGCTGGAACACGGCGG GACCGATGGCCGAGGGGATCCTGTCCCCAGACGGAACACAGACTCCCGCTTGGGTGAGATGCCCCGGAAAGAG GCCCTCCCGCGCCGCCTCGCCACAGCCCCCAAGACTGAGAAGGCCCCCGCACGGAAGAAAAGTGCACACTCTGCTCCTGGCAGCGTGAGGGGCCGAGGGGGGGTGTGGAGATAG
- the CNTROB gene encoding centrobin isoform X6: MVLSISLRWKVFGVSFRPCCRPLGSRPTVRDSLAAGAGSERREEDSFDSDSTAALLTTRPLPDLSSPSSAQALEELFPRYTSLRAGPPLNPPDFQGLKDALDSEHTRRKHCERHIQSLQTRVLELQQQLAVAVAADRKKDVMIEQLDKTLARVVEGWNRHEAERAEVLRGLQEERRVAELTRSKQQETVTRLEQSLSEAMEALTREQEAARLRQQERETLEEERQALTLTLEVEQQRSRALQQERDEARAGQLSERRKLETLQVALEEERQSWAQQERQLKERCQALQEEGQAQLEREKGSSQREAQAAREAQQQLALAQSEVRRLEGELDTARRERDALQLEMSLVQARYESQRIQMESELAVQLEQRVTERLAQAQESSIRQAASLREHHRKQLQDLNGQHQQELATQLAQFKVEMAEREERQQQVAQDYELRLAREQARVRELQSGNRQLEEQRVELVERLQAMLQAHWDEASQLLGASLPPADLLVPPACPASPGPQEPEKGDRRFWPVPPVAVALKPVLQQSREAREEPPGAPPLLCSPSSDLSLLLGPPSHSQHSFQPLEPKPDLTPPTAGAFSALEAFPGDHGAERPFPEEDPGSDGDGFLKQGLPPPASQLEGLKNFLQQLLETAPQSHENPPTDLLPSKSGARTVPAWEDAPQVPRLPPPVHKTKVPLTMASSLFRAHEPPSSQSQGSGPSSGSPERGGDGLASPKQLMEVSQLLRLYQARGWGALPAEDLLLYLKRLEHGGTDGRGDPVPRRNTDSRLGEMPRKEALPRRLATAPKTEKAPARKKSAHSAPGSVRGRGGVWR, from the exons GCCTTGCTCAC CACCCGACCCCTGCCAGACTTGTCTTCACCTAGCTCGGCGCAAGCCCTGGAGGAGCTGTTCCCCCGCTATACCAGCCTTCGGGCAGGGCCCCCGCTCAATCCTCCGGATTTCCAGGGCCTGAAAGATGCACTGGATTCAGAGCACACCCGCCGCAAG CATTGTGAGCGCCATATTCAGAGCCTGCAGACCCGGGTGCTAGAGCTTCAGCAGCAGTTGGCCGTGGCTGTGGCTGCCGACCGCAAGAAGGATGTCATGATTGAGCAACTGGACAAG ACTCTGGCCCGCGTGGTGGAAGGCTGGAACCGGCATGAGGCTGAGAGGGCGGAGGTGCTTCGAGGACTTCAAGAGGAGCGCCGGGTGGCAGAGCTCACCAGGAGTAAGCAGCAGGAG ACAGTGACCCGCCTGGAACAGAGCCTCTCTGAGGCCATGGAGGCCCTGACTCGGGAGCAGGAAGCCGCCAGACTGCGGCAACAGGAAAGAGAGACGCTG GAAGAGGAAAGGCAAGCACTAACCCTGAccttggaggtggagcagcagcgGAGCCGTGCCCTGCAGCAGGAGCGGGATGAGGCTCGGGCTGGGCAGCTCAGTGAGCGTCGGAAGCTGGAGACCCTTCAGGTCGCCCTGGAGGAGGAGcggcagagctgggcccagcaAGAGCGCCAGCTGAAGGAACGCtgccaggcactgcaggaggagggccaggctcagctggagagggagaag GGAAGCAGCCAGAGGGAGGCCCAGGCGGCGCGGGAGGCGCAGCAGCAGCTGGCGCTGGCGCAGTCCGAGGTGCGGCGGTTGGAAGGAGAGCTCGACACGgctcggagagagagagacgcccTGCAGCTGGAAATGAGCCTGGTGCAG GCCCGGTATGAAAGCCAGCGGATCCAGATGGAGTCGGAGCTGGCTGTGCAGCTGGAGCAGCGGGTGACAGAGCGGCTGGCGCAGGCTCAAGAAAGCAGCATACGGCAGGCCGCCTCCCTGAGGGAGCATCACAG GAAGCAGCTGCAGGACCTCAACGGACAGCACCAGCAGGAACTGGCCACTCAGCTGGCTCAGTTCAAGGTGGAAATGGCAGAGCGCGAGGAAAGACAGCAGCAGGTGGCGCAGGACTACGAGCTCAG ACTGGCCCGGGAGCAGGCGCGAGTGCGGGAGCTGCAGAGTGGGAATCGGCAGCTGGAGGAGCAGCGGGTGGAGCTGGTGGAGCGACTCCAGGCCATGCTGCAGGCCCACTGGGACGAGGCCAGCCAGCTGCTCGGGGCCTCCCTCCCGCCTGCCGACCTGCTG GTTCCTCCCGCCTGCCCCgccagccctgggcctcaggaACCAGAGAAGGGGGACAGGAGGTTCTGGCCCGTGCCCCCCGTGGCCGTGGCCCTGAAGCCAGTGTTGCAGCAGAGCCGCGAAGCGAGGGAGGAGCCTCCGGGGGCGCCGCCTCTTCTCTGCAGCCCCTCTTCAGATCTCAGCCTCCTGCTGGGGCCCCCCTCGCACAGCCAGCATTCCTTCCAGCCCCTGGAGCCCAAGCCAGATCTCACTCCGCCCACAG CCGGGGCCTTCTCGGCCCTCGAGGCCTTCCCTGGCGACCACGGGGCGGAGCGGCCGTTCCCTGAGGAGGATCCTGGGTCTGACGGCGATGGCTTCCTGAAGCAAGGGCTGCCGCCGCCGGCTTCCCAGCTGGAGGGCCTCAAGAACTTCCTGCAGCAG CTGCTGGAGACAGCTCCCCAGAGCCACGAAAACCCCCCCACTGACCTGCTGCCCTCGAAGTCTG GTGCGCGGACTGTCCCGGCATGGGAGGATGCCCCTCAAGTGCCACGCCTTCCACCCCCTGTCCATAAAACTAAAGTCCCCTTGACCATGGCGTCCAGTCTTTTCCGAGCCCATGAACCTCCGTCCTCCCAGTCACAAGGCAGTGGTCCTAGCAGTGGCTCCCCAGAGAGAG GTGGAGATGGACTCGCATCCCCGAAGCAGCTGATGGAGGTGTCCCAGCTGTTGCGACTGTACCAGGCTCGGGGCTGGGGGGCTCTGCCTGCCGAGGACCTGCTGCTCTACTTGAAGAGGCTGGAACACGGCGG GACCGATGGCCGAGGGGATCCTGTCCCCAGACGGAACACAGACTCCCGCTTGGGTGAGATGCCCCGGAAAGAG GCCCTCCCGCGCCGCCTCGCCACAGCCCCCAAGACTGAGAAGGCCCCCGCACGGAAGAAAAGTGCACACTCTGCTCCTGGCAGCGTGAGGGGCCGAGGGGGGGTGTGGAGATAG
- the CNTROB gene encoding centrobin isoform X4 has product MESVRGQLQTMLQASRESAYSAGSERREEDSFDSDSTAALLTTRPLPDLSSPSSAQALEELFPRYTSLRAGPPLNPPDFQGLKDALDSEHTRRKHCERHIQSLQTRVLELQQQLAVAVAADRKKDVMIEQLDKTLARVVEGWNRHEAERAEVLRGLQEERRVAELTRSKQQETVTRLEQSLSEAMEALTREQEAARLRQQERETLEEERQALTLTLEVEQQRSRALQQERDEARAGQLSERRKLETLQVALEEERQSWAQQERQLKERCQALQEEGQAQLEREKGSSQREAQAAREAQQQLALAQSEVRRLEGELDTARRERDALQLEMSLVQARYESQRIQMESELAVQLEQRVTERLAQAQESSIRQAASLREHHRKQLQDLNGQHQQELATQLAQFKVEMAEREERQQQVAQDYELRLAREQARVRELQSGNRQLEEQRVELVERLQAMLQAHWDEASQLLGASLPPADLLVPPACPASPGPQEPEKGDRRFWPVPPVAVALKPVLQQSREAREEPPGAPPLLCSPSSDLSLLLGPPSHSQHSFQPLEPKPDLTPPTAGAFSALEAFPGDHGAERPFPEEDPGSDGDGFLKQGLPPPASQLEGLKNFLQQLLETAPQSHENPPTDLLPSKSGARTVPAWEDAPQVPRLPPPVHKTKVPLTMASSLFRAHEPPSSQSQGSGPSSGSPERGGDGLASPKQLMEVSQLLRLYQARGWGALPAEDLLLYLKRLEHGGTDGRGDPVPRRNTDSRLGEMPRKEALPRRLATAPKTEKAPARKKSAHSAPGSVRGRGGVWR; this is encoded by the exons GCCTTGCTCAC CACCCGACCCCTGCCAGACTTGTCTTCACCTAGCTCGGCGCAAGCCCTGGAGGAGCTGTTCCCCCGCTATACCAGCCTTCGGGCAGGGCCCCCGCTCAATCCTCCGGATTTCCAGGGCCTGAAAGATGCACTGGATTCAGAGCACACCCGCCGCAAG CATTGTGAGCGCCATATTCAGAGCCTGCAGACCCGGGTGCTAGAGCTTCAGCAGCAGTTGGCCGTGGCTGTGGCTGCCGACCGCAAGAAGGATGTCATGATTGAGCAACTGGACAAG ACTCTGGCCCGCGTGGTGGAAGGCTGGAACCGGCATGAGGCTGAGAGGGCGGAGGTGCTTCGAGGACTTCAAGAGGAGCGCCGGGTGGCAGAGCTCACCAGGAGTAAGCAGCAGGAG ACAGTGACCCGCCTGGAACAGAGCCTCTCTGAGGCCATGGAGGCCCTGACTCGGGAGCAGGAAGCCGCCAGACTGCGGCAACAGGAAAGAGAGACGCTG GAAGAGGAAAGGCAAGCACTAACCCTGAccttggaggtggagcagcagcgGAGCCGTGCCCTGCAGCAGGAGCGGGATGAGGCTCGGGCTGGGCAGCTCAGTGAGCGTCGGAAGCTGGAGACCCTTCAGGTCGCCCTGGAGGAGGAGcggcagagctgggcccagcaAGAGCGCCAGCTGAAGGAACGCtgccaggcactgcaggaggagggccaggctcagctggagagggagaag GGAAGCAGCCAGAGGGAGGCCCAGGCGGCGCGGGAGGCGCAGCAGCAGCTGGCGCTGGCGCAGTCCGAGGTGCGGCGGTTGGAAGGAGAGCTCGACACGgctcggagagagagagacgcccTGCAGCTGGAAATGAGCCTGGTGCAG GCCCGGTATGAAAGCCAGCGGATCCAGATGGAGTCGGAGCTGGCTGTGCAGCTGGAGCAGCGGGTGACAGAGCGGCTGGCGCAGGCTCAAGAAAGCAGCATACGGCAGGCCGCCTCCCTGAGGGAGCATCACAG GAAGCAGCTGCAGGACCTCAACGGACAGCACCAGCAGGAACTGGCCACTCAGCTGGCTCAGTTCAAGGTGGAAATGGCAGAGCGCGAGGAAAGACAGCAGCAGGTGGCGCAGGACTACGAGCTCAG ACTGGCCCGGGAGCAGGCGCGAGTGCGGGAGCTGCAGAGTGGGAATCGGCAGCTGGAGGAGCAGCGGGTGGAGCTGGTGGAGCGACTCCAGGCCATGCTGCAGGCCCACTGGGACGAGGCCAGCCAGCTGCTCGGGGCCTCCCTCCCGCCTGCCGACCTGCTG GTTCCTCCCGCCTGCCCCgccagccctgggcctcaggaACCAGAGAAGGGGGACAGGAGGTTCTGGCCCGTGCCCCCCGTGGCCGTGGCCCTGAAGCCAGTGTTGCAGCAGAGCCGCGAAGCGAGGGAGGAGCCTCCGGGGGCGCCGCCTCTTCTCTGCAGCCCCTCTTCAGATCTCAGCCTCCTGCTGGGGCCCCCCTCGCACAGCCAGCATTCCTTCCAGCCCCTGGAGCCCAAGCCAGATCTCACTCCGCCCACAG CCGGGGCCTTCTCGGCCCTCGAGGCCTTCCCTGGCGACCACGGGGCGGAGCGGCCGTTCCCTGAGGAGGATCCTGGGTCTGACGGCGATGGCTTCCTGAAGCAAGGGCTGCCGCCGCCGGCTTCCCAGCTGGAGGGCCTCAAGAACTTCCTGCAGCAG CTGCTGGAGACAGCTCCCCAGAGCCACGAAAACCCCCCCACTGACCTGCTGCCCTCGAAGTCTG GTGCGCGGACTGTCCCGGCATGGGAGGATGCCCCTCAAGTGCCACGCCTTCCACCCCCTGTCCATAAAACTAAAGTCCCCTTGACCATGGCGTCCAGTCTTTTCCGAGCCCATGAACCTCCGTCCTCCCAGTCACAAGGCAGTGGTCCTAGCAGTGGCTCCCCAGAGAGAG GTGGAGATGGACTCGCATCCCCGAAGCAGCTGATGGAGGTGTCCCAGCTGTTGCGACTGTACCAGGCTCGGGGCTGGGGGGCTCTGCCTGCCGAGGACCTGCTGCTCTACTTGAAGAGGCTGGAACACGGCGG GACCGATGGCCGAGGGGATCCTGTCCCCAGACGGAACACAGACTCCCGCTTGGGTGAGATGCCCCGGAAAGAG GCCCTCCCGCGCCGCCTCGCCACAGCCCCCAAGACTGAGAAGGCCCCCGCACGGAAGAAAAGTGCACACTCTGCTCCTGGCAGCGTGAGGGGCCGAGGGGGGGTGTGGAGATAG